The DNA region GTTTCGACTCTAACAGTCCAGGAAACCACGAAAAGGTCTTGCAGCTACAGTTTATCGACCCGGATGTCAGACTGATAAGCTACAGCACGCGTCATCCGAAACATGACATGCAGCATCTGCTGAAAGAAGTGGACAAAATGTTGCAGCTCAATGTTGATGAGCGACCGTTGATTTGCGGCGTTGGCCTCGGCGGCTACTGGGCAGAACGCATTGGTTTTCTCTGCGATGTTCGCCAGGTGGTGTTTAATCCGAACCTGTTCCCGTATGAAAATATGGAAGGCAAAATCGACCGTCCGGAAGAGTATGCGGATATTGCGACCAAGTGCGTGACCAACTTCCGCGAGAAAAATCGCGATCGTTGCCTGGTTATTCTCTCGCGTCATGATGAAGCCCTGAACAGTCAGCGCGCTTCTGAAGAGCTACACCATTTCTATGAGATCGTGTGGGACGAAGAGCAAACGCATAAGTTTAAAAATATTTCGCCGCACCTGCAGCGAATCAAGGCGTTTAAGACCTTAGGCTAAAACCGGCATCAGCCGGAATCGTCGAACAAAGCCAGCCTTCGGGCTGGTTTTTTTGTCTGTCTTTCCCGCGTTGTCTATCTTTTCAGCAGCAAAACTTGATGCACATCAATTTTGGTATGACCAATGCACCGCTTGTGTTATTCTCACTCTCGAAGGACATTTTCATTGTTGTAACTTGTTGTTAATTAAAGGCTATGTTTATAACGTTTAATTAACAATTGGTTAATCATTTTAAGGGGGTCACGTTGACTACACCACTCAAAAAGATCGTGATTGTCGGCGGGGGAGCTGGCGGGCTGGAAATGGCGACGCAGTTAGGGCACAAGCTGGGTCGCAAGAAAAAAGCGAAAATTACGCTGGTTGACAGAAATCACAGCCATTTGTGGAAACCCTTGCTACACGAAGTCGCAACCGGATCGCTTGATGAAGGCGTGGACGCGCTGAGCTATCTGGCGCATGCCCGTAACCACGGCTTCCAGTTCCAGTTGGGTTCCGTGATGAACATCGATCGCGAAGCGAAAACTATCACCATCGCCGAACTGCGCGATGAGAAGGGCGAGCTGCTGGTGCCTGAGCGCAAAATCGCCTATGACACGCTGGTGATGGCGCTGGGCAGCACCTCCAACGACTTCAACACGCCGGGCGTGAAAGAGAACTGTATCTTCCTTGATAACCCGCATCAGGCGCGTCGTTTCCATCAGGAAATGCTGAACCTGTTCCTGAAATATTCCGCGAATCTTGGCGCGAACGGCAAGGTGAATATTGCGATCGTCGGCGGCGGCGCCACTGGCGTAGAGCTGTCAGCAGAATTGCATAACGCAGTGAAACAGTTGCACAGCTACGGTTACAAAGGGCTCACCAACGACGCGCTGAACGTGACGCTGGTGGAAGCCGGTGAACGTATCCTGCCTGCGCTACCACCGCGTATCTCTTCCGCAGCGCATAATGAGTTAACGAAACTCGGCGTTCGCGTCCTGACCCAGACAATGGTGACCAGTGCGGATGCGGGCGGCCTGCATACTAAAGATGGCGAATATATCGAAGCCGACCTGATGGTCTGGGCGGCGGGGATCAAAGCGCCGGACTTTATGAAAGAGATTGGCGGCCTGGAGACCAACCGCATTAATCAACTGGTAGTGGAACCGACGTTGCAGACAACCCGCGATCCTGATGTCTACGCGATTGGCGATTGCGCCTCCTGCGCGCGTCCGGAAGGGGGCTTTGTACCGCCGCGTGCTCAGGCTGCACACCAGATGGCGACCTGCGCGATGAACAACATTCTGGCGCAGATGAACGGCAAGCCGCTGAAAGCGTATCAGTACAAAGACCACGGCTCGCTGGTTTCGCTCTCCAACTTCTCGACCGTCGGCAGCTTGATGGGCAACCTGACAAAAGGGTCGATGATGGTGGAAGGGCGTATCGCTCGCTTTGTCTACATCTCTTTGTACCGCATGCACCAGATTGCGCTGCACGGCTATTTCAAAACCGGTCTGATGATGCTGGTGGGTAGCATTAACCGTGTGATCCGTCCGCGTCTGAAACTGCATTAATCCTGCCTGACTCAGCACCGTCTGCTGGCGGTGCTGAGCGCCTTCTCCGCTCTGCCTCTGCTTTCAGAGTTCTCTGAATCATCCTGTTTTAACGGCGATCGGCAATATTTTCATCCACTGTCTGATGGGCTTCTTATTGCATTGGTTGCAAAATTGTAACCAATAGCAAAGAAGGAGGATCTCCCGTGAATAAATCGATGTTGGCGGGCATAGGGATTGGCGTAGCTGCTGCGCTGGGTGTGGCGGCGGTTGCCAGTCTGAACGTGTTTGATCGTGGCCCACAGTATGCTCAGGTGGTTTCTGCAACACCTATCAAAGAGACGATTAAGACACCGCGGCAGGCATGTCGCAACGTGACGGTGACGCATCGTAAACCTGTCCAGGATGAGAATCGCATTACCGGTTCGGTGCTGGGTGCGGTTGCCGGTGGCGTGATTGGTCATCAGTTTGGCGGCGGACGGGGTAAAGACGTGGCGACGGTGGTCGGGGCGCTGGGGGGCGGCTATGCCGGTAACCAGATCCAGGGCTCAATGCAGGAAAACGACACCTATACGTCCACGCAGCAGCGCTGCAAAACCGTCTATGACAAGTCGGAAAAAATGATCGGTTACGACGTCACCTATAAAATTGGCGACCAGCAGGGCAAGATTCGCATGGATAAAGATCCTGGCACGCAGATCCCGCTGGATAACAACGGCCAGTTGATTCTGAATAACAAAGCGTAAAAAAGCTGTACTCTGCAAGTTAGCCCCTCTTTCGCTCAGGCTGAGGGGCTTTTTTTATCAGAAGGTTAAGGCGTAGTTCAGACCAAAAGTACGACCCCGGCCCTTATATTCGTACAGTGACGGGCTGCCATAGGTTGGGCTGTACAGCAACGGCGCGCGCTGTCCCCACAGGGTGGTGTAATCCTCATCCAGCAGGTTTTCAATGCTGAAGGTCAGTTTACCCAGCGGAAGCTGATAGCTGCCGATGAAGTCCACGGTATTATAGCCGTCCAGCTTGTTGCCGCTGGCATCGCTGAGATCAAACGATTGCTGGGTCTGAACCCGCAGCGACCACGGCTCGGGGGCCCAACCGACCCAGGCGGTGGCTTTGGACGGCGACGCCAGCGTCACATCCCATTTTTCCCATTTCCCGTTCTGTTTCACTTCAGATTTTAGTACGTTAGCGTTCGC from Citrobacter amalonaticus Y19 includes:
- the ycfP gene encoding alpha/beta hydrolase YcfP — its product is MIIYLHGFDSNSPGNHEKVLQLQFIDPDVRLISYSTRHPKHDMQHLLKEVDKMLQLNVDERPLICGVGLGGYWAERIGFLCDVRQVVFNPNLFPYENMEGKIDRPEEYADIATKCVTNFREKNRDRCLVILSRHDEALNSQRASEELHHFYEIVWDEEQTHKFKNISPHLQRIKAFKTLG
- a CDS encoding glycine zipper 2TM domain-containing protein; the protein is MNKSMLAGIGIGVAAALGVAAVASLNVFDRGPQYAQVVSATPIKETIKTPRQACRNVTVTHRKPVQDENRITGSVLGAVAGGVIGHQFGGGRGKDVATVVGALGGGYAGNQIQGSMQENDTYTSTQQRCKTVYDKSEKMIGYDVTYKIGDQQGKIRMDKDPGTQIPLDNNGQLILNNKA
- the ndh gene encoding NADH-quinone dehydrogenase, with protein sequence MTTPLKKIVIVGGGAGGLEMATQLGHKLGRKKKAKITLVDRNHSHLWKPLLHEVATGSLDEGVDALSYLAHARNHGFQFQLGSVMNIDREAKTITIAELRDEKGELLVPERKIAYDTLVMALGSTSNDFNTPGVKENCIFLDNPHQARRFHQEMLNLFLKYSANLGANGKVNIAIVGGGATGVELSAELHNAVKQLHSYGYKGLTNDALNVTLVEAGERILPALPPRISSAAHNELTKLGVRVLTQTMVTSADAGGLHTKDGEYIEADLMVWAAGIKAPDFMKEIGGLETNRINQLVVEPTLQTTRDPDVYAIGDCASCARPEGGFVPPRAQAAHQMATCAMNNILAQMNGKPLKAYQYKDHGSLVSLSNFSTVGSLMGNLTKGSMMVEGRIARFVYISLYRMHQIALHGYFKTGLMMLVGSINRVIRPRLKLH